From Minwuia thermotolerans, the proteins below share one genomic window:
- a CDS encoding BPTD_3080 family restriction endonuclease yields the protein MADSFFEKPILNSPYGYPGRHWELDDDGQPTNRIIDTRRHSELITPVPQSKKGKKSSRAGQGDLLTEADGQEYVLKPIVNRIRAEVDVWRRLPSESQWRVTPHTARLLRHWREHQFNDVRPFFCQVEAAETAIWLAEVASRERPAHFALNHLQDANGDANPELFRIALKLATGAGKTTVMAMLIAWQTINAVRMPGSNRFSRSFLIVAPGITIRDRLRVLLPNDPENYYRTRELVPQDMLDDVLKAKIVVTNYHAFKHRVTTDVARGTQKAIEGRDGKMALLETDGQMLRRVMPELMHDKAIVVINDEAHHCYRERPLSAEEKLKGDEKKEADENNAAARLWISGLEAIRRHRGMGIRTVYDLSATPFFLRGSGYREGTLFPWTVSDFSLVDAIESGIVKLPRVPIADNIPGGDMPQYRNLWDTIGKKMPKKGLLKGGKPVDSHSIPIQLQTALEALYGHYEKVFDLWEDNDIGVPPVFIVVCNNTTTSKLVHDYISGFFRHHDDESRTFEQGRLKLFRNYDDNGERLARPRTLLIDSAQLESGEALDRNFREIATDEIDRFRDDIVQRTGDRNAADNITDQDLLREVMNTVGKKGRLGESIRCVVSVSMLTEGWDANTVTHILGVRAFGTQLLCEQVVGRGLRRQSYDVDPDTGLFDAEYADILGIPFDFTAQPVVAPPKPPKKTTNIRAVRPERDHLEIRFPRVRGYRVDLPPEKLVPKFTAESKLVLTPDLVGATKTVNSGLIGEKAQLSVEHLRDTRPSSIVYNLTHHLLLHKYRDAGGDAKLHLFGQLKRIARVWIDQCLECKGGTFPAQLMYREIADMAACRIADAVTAQMLDQRPVRAILDPFNPAGSTMHVNFNSSSDKLWPTNLDKSHVNYVVWDSTWEEQFCRVAEQHPRVMAYVKNQGLGLEVPYRYGSGQRTYIPDFVVRIDDGRGADDPLNLVVEISGYPKGDKAEKVSTMNTYWVPGVNNLGSHGRWAFAEFTEVFEIDDAFDRLIEGFVRESAAA from the coding sequence GTGGCAGATTCATTTTTCGAGAAGCCGATCCTGAACTCGCCCTATGGCTATCCGGGGCGGCACTGGGAACTCGACGACGATGGTCAGCCGACCAATCGGATCATCGACACACGTCGCCATTCCGAACTGATCACGCCGGTCCCCCAGTCCAAGAAGGGCAAGAAGTCGTCCAGGGCCGGCCAGGGTGATCTGCTGACCGAGGCGGACGGGCAGGAATACGTCCTCAAGCCGATCGTCAACCGGATCCGCGCCGAGGTCGATGTCTGGCGGCGGCTGCCGAGCGAGAGCCAGTGGCGCGTGACGCCGCATACGGCCCGCCTGCTGCGCCACTGGCGGGAGCATCAGTTCAACGACGTGCGCCCGTTCTTCTGCCAGGTGGAGGCGGCAGAGACGGCGATCTGGCTGGCCGAGGTGGCGAGCCGGGAGCGTCCGGCCCATTTCGCGCTGAACCACCTCCAGGATGCCAACGGCGACGCCAATCCGGAACTCTTCCGCATCGCGCTGAAGCTGGCGACGGGCGCCGGCAAGACCACGGTCATGGCCATGCTGATCGCCTGGCAGACGATCAACGCCGTCCGCATGCCGGGCAGCAACCGCTTCTCCCGAAGCTTCCTGATCGTCGCGCCGGGCATCACCATCCGCGACCGCCTGCGCGTGCTACTGCCCAATGACCCTGAGAACTACTACCGCACTCGGGAACTGGTGCCCCAGGACATGCTCGACGATGTGCTGAAGGCGAAGATCGTCGTGACCAACTACCACGCCTTCAAGCACCGTGTGACCACCGACGTCGCCCGCGGCACCCAGAAGGCGATCGAGGGCCGCGACGGGAAGATGGCGCTGCTGGAGACCGACGGGCAGATGCTCCGCCGGGTCATGCCGGAACTGATGCACGACAAGGCCATCGTCGTGATCAACGACGAGGCGCATCACTGCTACCGCGAGCGGCCGCTTTCCGCCGAGGAAAAACTCAAGGGCGACGAGAAGAAGGAGGCGGACGAGAACAACGCCGCCGCTCGGCTCTGGATATCAGGGCTCGAGGCCATACGCCGCCATCGCGGCATGGGCATCCGGACGGTCTACGACCTGTCGGCGACCCCCTTCTTCCTGAGGGGCTCGGGCTACCGCGAGGGCACGCTGTTCCCGTGGACGGTCAGCGACTTCTCGCTGGTCGACGCCATCGAAAGCGGCATCGTCAAACTGCCGCGGGTGCCCATCGCCGACAACATCCCCGGCGGGGACATGCCGCAGTACCGCAACCTCTGGGACACGATCGGCAAGAAGATGCCGAAGAAGGGGTTGTTGAAGGGCGGCAAGCCTGTCGACTCCCATTCCATTCCGATCCAGCTCCAGACGGCTCTGGAGGCGCTCTACGGGCACTACGAGAAGGTCTTCGATCTGTGGGAAGACAACGACATCGGCGTGCCGCCGGTGTTCATCGTCGTCTGCAACAACACCACGACGTCGAAGCTGGTGCACGACTACATCTCCGGCTTCTTCCGGCACCACGACGACGAGAGCCGGACCTTCGAACAGGGCCGACTGAAACTCTTCCGCAATTACGACGACAACGGCGAAAGACTGGCGCGGCCGCGGACACTGCTGATCGACAGCGCCCAGCTGGAATCCGGCGAGGCGCTGGACCGGAACTTCCGCGAGATCGCGACGGACGAGATCGATCGCTTCCGCGACGACATAGTCCAGCGGACGGGAGACCGCAACGCCGCCGACAACATCACCGACCAGGATCTGCTGCGCGAGGTCATGAACACCGTCGGCAAGAAGGGCCGTCTGGGCGAGTCGATACGCTGCGTGGTCTCGGTGTCGATGCTGACCGAGGGCTGGGACGCCAACACGGTGACCCACATCCTTGGCGTCCGCGCCTTCGGCACGCAGCTCCTCTGCGAGCAGGTGGTGGGCCGAGGACTGCGGCGGCAGTCCTATGACGTCGACCCGGATACGGGCCTGTTCGACGCCGAGTATGCCGACATCCTGGGCATCCCGTTCGACTTCACGGCGCAGCCGGTGGTCGCGCCGCCAAAGCCGCCGAAGAAGACCACCAACATCCGCGCCGTCCGGCCCGAGCGCGATCACCTGGAGATCCGCTTCCCGCGTGTCCGCGGCTATCGCGTCGATCTGCCGCCGGAGAAGCTGGTCCCGAAGTTCACCGCAGAGTCGAAGCTCGTTCTCACGCCCGATCTCGTCGGCGCGACGAAGACGGTCAACAGCGGCCTGATCGGGGAGAAGGCGCAGCTCTCGGTCGAGCATCTGAGGGACACGCGGCCCTCGTCCATCGTCTACAACCTCACCCACCACCTGCTGCTGCACAAGTATCGCGACGCCGGGGGCGACGCGAAACTGCACCTGTTCGGACAGCTGAAACGCATCGCCCGCGTCTGGATCGACCAGTGCCTGGAATGCAAGGGCGGCACCTTCCCGGCCCAGCTGATGTACCGGGAGATCGCCGACATGGCGGCGTGCCGGATCGCCGACGCCGTGACGGCCCAGATGCTGGACCAACGACCGGTGCGGGCGATCCTCGACCCGTTCAACCCGGCCGGCTCGACCATGCACGTCAACTTCAACTCCTCCAGCGACAAGCTCTGGCCGACCAACCTCGACAAGTCCCACGTCAACTACGTGGTCTGGGACAGTACCTGGGAGGAACAGTTCTGCCGCGTCGCGGAGCAGCACCCCCGCGTGATGGCCTATGTGAAGAACCAGGGACTGGGGCTGGAGGTGCCCTACCGCTACGGCTCCGGCCAGCGCACCTACATCCCGGATTTCGTCGTCCGCATCGACGACGGCCGCGGTGCGGACGACCCGCTGAACCTAGTGGTGGAGATCTCCGGCTATCCGAAGGGCGACAAGGCCGAGAAGGTCTCCACGATGAACACCTACTGGGTGCCCGGCGTGAACAATCTGGGCAGCCACGGCCGCTGGGCCTTCGCCGAGTTCACCGAGGTCTTCGAAATCGACGACGCCTTCGACCGGCTGATCGAGGGCTTCGTGAGGGAGTCGGCCGCGGCATGA
- a CDS encoding NYN domain-containing protein: MTKAAILIDGGYFLARLPSVRKTVDPNDPAQVADAIEHLVRSHLRQLNKVARQPHDFALLYRCFYYDAIPYDRKAHLPVSGRGIDYARSAQAIFRRELFEALRRKRNFAIRLGSVMRERSWVMDENVQKDLIAGKIGVDDLTDDHFYAGLRQKGVDMRIGLDIASLTLKKQVDTIILVAGDSDFVPAAKLARREGVQIILDPLWRSVTPDLFEHIDYLRSGVPRPGARAEGFNEDDEGEDVDGA, translated from the coding sequence ATGACGAAGGCGGCAATCCTGATCGACGGCGGATACTTCCTGGCGCGCTTGCCAAGCGTCCGGAAAACAGTCGACCCGAACGATCCCGCACAAGTAGCTGACGCCATCGAGCACCTGGTGCGCAGTCATCTCAGACAGCTCAACAAGGTTGCGCGTCAGCCCCATGATTTCGCCTTGCTTTACCGCTGCTTCTATTACGACGCGATTCCATATGACAGGAAGGCCCATCTTCCCGTAAGCGGCCGGGGAATTGACTACGCCAGGAGCGCCCAGGCCATTTTCCGGCGCGAATTGTTCGAGGCGCTGAGGCGGAAGCGCAATTTTGCCATTCGGCTGGGTTCGGTTATGCGCGAGCGATCATGGGTGATGGACGAGAACGTCCAGAAGGATCTGATTGCGGGAAAAATCGGCGTGGATGATCTGACCGACGATCACTTCTACGCGGGCCTTCGTCAGAAAGGCGTCGACATGCGCATCGGACTCGATATCGCCTCGCTCACTCTCAAGAAACAGGTCGACACGATCATCCTTGTCGCTGGGGATTCGGATTTCGTGCCCGCGGCGAAGCTGGCGCGGCGTGAAGGCGTGCAGATCATTCTGGATCCGCTCTGGCGTAGTGTGACGCCGGACCTCTTCGAGCACATCGACTATTTGCGAAGTGGGGTCCCCCGTCCTGGGGCGCGTGCCGAGGGATTCAACGAAGATGACGAAGGTGAGGACGTCGATGGCGCGTAA
- a CDS encoding site-specific DNA-methyltransferase, translating into MARKPKGPKEVEAQKYPHKRVNVPTAELESAAERVIDRDVRAAFERRDPDLDPQLVWRGKDIADWSDLVVPAPPLYIQEKVHPKVIVDDLMRQSKARRPERDDDAPDLFADFNGVPKDAQAEFYAHPQNWSNRMILGDSLQVMASLAEREGLRGKVQCIYIDPPYGIKFNSNFQWSTTTTDVRDGKADHITREPEQVKAFRDTWRDGIHSYLTYLRDRLTAARDLLTESGSVFVQIGDENVHRVRALMDEVFGTDNFVSEIVFAKTTGQSSNEIAGVADYIIWYSKTRDKLKYRGIFNEKVEGEVGGTRYAVSKKRSEKGDDRLTTSSDLTSQSPGTRYPVQFDGGEFFPVGYWKTEEASMPRLLKADRIEQMGKTLRYTRFLDDYPVNPINNLWTNIGGVQSRADPKIYVVQTSTTAIQRCILMTTDPGDLVLDPTCGSGTTATVAEQWGRRWITVDTSRVALALARARIMGARYPYYLLADSAAGRQKEAEVTRKPPRAGATSGDIRQGFVYERVPHITLKAIANNAEIDVIWERLQPAVEAALADLNRALAGHAEPFEVTAGGRKGQMIDFTAGPEATVEMPSGERAPAAGFMEWEVPREAPAGWPGAAVQALAAFWDARIARQREIDASIAAAADHEYLYDRPYQDTGKVRVAGPFTVESLSPHRTVAVDEDDELIGLDEDPADPPAPDASNDFAAVILDNLKTAGVQFTDRANRIRFTSLQPRPGDYVCARATYEDEDGAEQQAGVFIGPEFGTVGRQDLVLAARETADLGYDVLIACAFSFDAHSSEFAKLGGVPVLKARMNADLHMAEDFRKTDKANLFVVFGEPDIEIMEAADDRVRVKIRGIDVFKPQTGEVESGGPESIACWFIDTNYDDESFFVRHAYFLGAAADPYKALKTTLKAEIDAEAWASLNSDTSRPFDKPATGRIAVKVINHLGDEVMKVYGVG; encoded by the coding sequence ATGGCGCGTAAGCCGAAGGGGCCGAAGGAAGTCGAGGCGCAGAAATACCCGCACAAGCGGGTCAACGTGCCGACGGCGGAGCTGGAGAGCGCGGCCGAGCGCGTCATCGACCGCGACGTCCGCGCGGCGTTCGAGCGCCGCGACCCGGACCTGGACCCGCAGCTGGTCTGGCGCGGCAAGGACATCGCCGACTGGTCCGACCTGGTGGTCCCGGCGCCGCCGCTCTACATCCAGGAGAAGGTGCACCCGAAGGTCATCGTCGATGACCTGATGCGCCAGTCGAAGGCGCGCCGCCCGGAACGGGACGACGACGCGCCCGACCTGTTCGCCGATTTCAACGGCGTGCCGAAGGACGCCCAGGCCGAGTTCTACGCCCACCCCCAGAACTGGTCCAACCGCATGATCCTGGGCGACAGCCTGCAGGTCATGGCCTCCCTGGCCGAGCGCGAGGGGCTGCGGGGCAAGGTGCAGTGCATCTACATCGACCCGCCCTATGGCATAAAATTCAACTCCAACTTCCAGTGGTCGACGACCACGACGGACGTTCGAGACGGCAAGGCCGACCACATCACCCGGGAACCCGAGCAGGTGAAGGCCTTCCGCGACACCTGGCGCGACGGCATTCATTCCTACCTGACCTATCTCCGCGACCGGCTGACCGCCGCGCGCGACCTGCTGACCGAGTCCGGTTCCGTCTTCGTCCAGATCGGCGACGAGAACGTCCACCGGGTCCGCGCCCTGATGGACGAGGTGTTTGGGACGGATAACTTCGTCTCAGAGATCGTGTTTGCAAAGACAACTGGCCAGTCTTCCAATGAGATTGCTGGAGTAGCTGACTACATTATTTGGTATTCCAAAACGCGCGATAAGCTCAAGTATCGCGGCATATTTAATGAAAAGGTTGAGGGCGAAGTTGGCGGCACCCGCTACGCTGTATCAAAAAAACGATCTGAAAAAGGTGATGATCGACTTACAACTTCAAGCGATTTGACCAGTCAAAGTCCCGGAACTAGGTACCCGGTTCAATTCGATGGAGGCGAATTTTTTCCTGTCGGCTACTGGAAAACAGAGGAAGCTTCGATGCCGCGCCTTTTGAAAGCGGACCGGATCGAGCAAATGGGAAAGACGCTTAGGTACACGCGGTTCTTGGACGACTACCCTGTCAATCCTATAAACAACCTCTGGACGAACATTGGTGGCGTCCAAAGTAGAGCCGATCCGAAAATCTATGTGGTTCAGACATCAACCACGGCGATTCAACGCTGCATCCTGATGACCACCGATCCGGGCGATCTGGTGCTGGATCCGACCTGCGGTTCGGGCACGACGGCGACGGTGGCGGAGCAGTGGGGGCGGCGCTGGATCACCGTCGACACCTCCCGCGTCGCCCTGGCGCTGGCCCGGGCGCGGATCATGGGCGCGCGCTATCCCTACTACCTGCTGGCCGACAGCGCCGCCGGCCGGCAGAAGGAAGCCGAGGTCACGCGGAAGCCGCCGCGCGCCGGCGCCACCAGCGGCGACATCCGCCAGGGCTTCGTCTATGAGCGCGTGCCCCACATCACGCTGAAGGCCATCGCCAACAACGCCGAAATCGACGTCATCTGGGAGCGGTTGCAGCCCGCCGTCGAGGCGGCGCTGGCGGACCTCAACCGCGCGCTGGCCGGCCATGCGGAACCCTTCGAGGTGACCGCGGGGGGCCGCAAGGGGCAAATGATCGACTTCACCGCCGGCCCCGAAGCGACGGTCGAGATGCCCTCGGGCGAGAGGGCGCCGGCCGCCGGCTTCATGGAATGGGAGGTCCCGCGGGAGGCGCCGGCCGGCTGGCCCGGGGCCGCGGTGCAGGCGCTGGCGGCCTTCTGGGACGCCCGCATCGCGCGGCAGCGGGAGATCGACGCCTCCATCGCCGCCGCGGCCGACCACGAATATCTCTATGACCGCCCCTACCAGGACACTGGCAAGGTGCGCGTCGCCGGCCCCTTCACCGTGGAGAGCCTGTCGCCCCACCGCACTGTCGCCGTGGACGAGGACGACGAGCTGATCGGCCTGGACGAGGACCCGGCCGACCCGCCGGCGCCGGATGCGTCGAACGACTTCGCCGCCGTCATCCTGGACAACCTGAAGACCGCGGGGGTGCAGTTCACCGACCGCGCCAACCGCATCCGCTTCACCTCGCTGCAGCCCCGGCCCGGCGACTATGTCTGCGCCCGCGCCACCTACGAGGACGAGGACGGCGCCGAGCAGCAGGCGGGCGTCTTCATCGGCCCGGAGTTCGGCACCGTCGGCCGCCAGGACCTGGTGCTGGCCGCGCGGGAGACCGCGGACCTCGGCTATGACGTGCTGATCGCCTGCGCCTTCTCCTTCGACGCCCATTCGTCGGAGTTCGCCAAGCTGGGGGGCGTGCCGGTGCTGAAGGCCCGGATGAACGCCGACCTGCACATGGCCGAGGACTTCCGCAAGACCGACAAGGCCAACCTGTTCGTCGTCTTCGGCGAGCCGGACATCGAGATCATGGAGGCGGCGGACGACCGGGTCCGCGTGAAGATCCGCGGCATCGACGTCTTCAAGCCGCAGACCGGCGAGGTCGAGAGCGGCGGGCCGGAAAGCATCGCCTGCTGGTTCATCGACACGAACTACGACGACGAGAGCTTTTTCGTCCGCCACGCCTATTTCCTGGGCGCCGCCGCCGACCCCTACAAGGCGCTGAAGACGACGCTGAAGGCGGAGATCGACGCGGAAGCCTGGGCCAGCCTGAACAGCGACACCTCCCGGCCCTTCGACAAGCCCGCGACGGGCCGCATCGCGGTGAAGGTGATCAACCACCTCGGCGACGAGGTGATGAAGGTCTACGGAGTGGGGTGA
- a CDS encoding EH signature domain-containing protein, translated as MNKETHLSEVLLDSVRRTVALPRIASEPVAVNRAAKAIRDRWPDVAGRDLPGDPEDIVRGLLARIERDDWRDCYWSDLCDGIRAIGDTRKSFWKQTQYRPVLDLLFQEVRRGEQPIFIAAAARAYVDSWDRDSTFTVELGHRLLQRKTVPQDWFHELATTYALFNPDEVVGRLRAALIESDSPYETIRGLGMPAPHGLSLMQEVHRDFIRHLDRRLQAGDVEAYRLLLDWIAPEGREPMLTGAGEAIAAMLTPWIEQEPPAEVRDLLEHRLVEAFQDPRILRAGAWGACSRISERASDVMLRWLTGKTIRTFFRIIDQVAGSHMWKDRGPFWLDRLEKGYIQEAWFALSPLGETVANRLDAESRGEISLAWAENKSRNSSDKEKCLLFVKDSGLWIVEGSHNFKVHIFSRDSGDPVAPYQEAYDCDEIRRTQRDRRNVEAIVHRGPWQYKVGRRIAEWSK; from the coding sequence ATGAATAAGGAGACTCACCTGTCGGAAGTCCTCCTTGATTCCGTCCGGCGAACCGTAGCACTACCCAGGATCGCATCTGAGCCGGTGGCCGTGAACCGGGCGGCGAAAGCCATTCGCGACCGATGGCCCGATGTGGCTGGACGCGATCTCCCCGGCGACCCGGAAGACATTGTACGAGGGCTGCTCGCGCGCATCGAGCGAGACGACTGGAGAGACTGCTACTGGAGCGACCTTTGCGATGGTATCCGTGCCATCGGTGACACGCGAAAATCATTCTGGAAGCAGACGCAATACAGGCCCGTTCTCGACCTCCTCTTCCAGGAGGTTCGGCGCGGAGAACAGCCGATCTTCATCGCCGCGGCAGCCCGGGCCTATGTTGACAGCTGGGACCGAGATTCCACATTCACCGTCGAGCTGGGCCACCGTCTCTTGCAACGGAAGACGGTGCCGCAAGACTGGTTCCACGAGCTCGCCACGACCTACGCCCTGTTCAATCCTGACGAGGTCGTCGGAAGGCTTCGCGCCGCCCTGATTGAGAGCGACAGCCCCTACGAGACAATTCGCGGCCTCGGCATGCCGGCCCCACATGGTCTCAGTCTTATGCAAGAGGTGCACAGGGACTTCATTCGTCATCTGGATCGAAGGCTGCAGGCTGGTGACGTAGAAGCCTATCGCTTGTTGCTTGACTGGATCGCGCCTGAGGGCAGGGAGCCGATGCTGACCGGGGCCGGAGAAGCCATTGCTGCAATGCTGACGCCTTGGATCGAGCAGGAACCTCCGGCAGAAGTCCGGGATCTTCTGGAACATCGGCTCGTCGAGGCTTTCCAAGATCCACGAATCCTGAGAGCTGGTGCCTGGGGAGCCTGTAGCCGAATTTCGGAGCGCGCCAGCGACGTCATGTTGCGCTGGCTTACCGGCAAGACGATCCGAACCTTCTTCCGGATCATCGATCAGGTCGCTGGCAGTCACATGTGGAAGGATCGAGGGCCATTCTGGCTGGATCGGCTGGAGAAGGGCTACATTCAGGAAGCGTGGTTCGCGCTCAGCCCATTGGGCGAAACTGTTGCAAATAGACTTGATGCAGAGAGTAGAGGAGAGATCTCGCTTGCGTGGGCAGAAAACAAGTCTCGAAACTCAAGTGACAAGGAAAAATGCCTTCTCTTTGTCAAGGACAGTGGCCTGTGGATTGTAGAAGGTTCGCACAATTTCAAGGTACATATTTTTTCGAGGGATTCTGGTGATCCTGTAGCCCCATATCAGGAGGCATACGATTGCGATGAAATTCGGCGGACTCAGAGAGATCGCCGGAACGTTGAAGCGATCGTTCATCGCGGCCCCTGGCAATACAAGGTTGGGAGAAGGATTGCTGAATGGTCCAAGTAG